The sequence AAGGAGGAGTGGGTTAGAGGGGTATCGAGAGGATTGGCTTCTGGTGTCAGTTCCAGAGATGTTCTTGAGGTAATTGGCGCAAGAATGAAAGGTGATATTCAGACATCAATTTCTGAGCTGGTTGATCCTCCGCTATCTCCAACTACTTTAAAAATAAGAAGAATTAGAAAGGTTATGCCTAACTCATCAAATAAACCACTGGTCGATACGCGGGTAATGATTGGTGATGTTAACTACGAGGTGATTGATGATCAAAGTTAGAGCTATTGCCAACTCAGCCATTCAAGTCGTTAACAAAAACCTACCTGCGACCCTAATCGCCAACGAGGGATTTGAAATTATCCCCGGAGGTAAGCAGGTTCCTAAATTCGTCTCGTATGAAATAAGCGTCCAAATGCAAAGCTTGAGTACTCAAGACCTTGAGCATTTAGGTGTTATCAATCAGCAAGGTGAATTCATCTACTGTTATGCGAGAGGGCAAATCGAAGCCATTCGCAGAGCAAAAGATAAAGGGGCTGACAAGATTAGTTTCGTTGCATACGGTGAATCCGAACCATCTGAATGGTTGGTCACTAAGGTCATAGAATCATACCCATCATGGGTTAAGGTGCTTTTATGGCGACAATAAGCATTACTGAAGATGATCTCTTTCTTGAGTTATGGACATACTTAACTGATTTATTTGGCTGCCCTGTTGTTCGTGGTTATGAAAATAATGTTCCCGTACCCAAAGACGGCATTGTCATGCACATGCTGTACGAAAGAGATTTGGATTACACGGCAGATTATTGGGAATCGACAACGGAAGAGGTAACAGCACAGCGCTCAGTAGAGGCTACTTTTCAGTTTGATTTTTACGGTGAAGAAGCCAATAACCGATCAAGAGTTGTAGCAAATCTCTGGAAGTCATCATACACAACCGACCGACTCAAAAAATGCAAACCTTTAGACAGCGGAAGTCCAAAGAAAAACGTATTGGTTAATGAAGCAAATCAATACGAAAACCGCATGATGCTAGACGTTACCCTGCAGTATAACCCTGAAATCTCTTATCACACCGATGGTGTCAATCGAGTCTCTATCACTACCACTCAAGTTTAAAAGGTAAAAATATGAATTCTATTCCAGCAAGCGATATCGTCCAGATATTGCCCGGTGTCGTTGGCACTGGTGGTAACCCTCTGGCACTTAACGCGCTGTTTATTACAAAGAAAAAAGCAGAATCAATGCTAGGTGTTCGTTCATTCGGATCTGAAGATGAAGTCGGCGAAGTGTTCGGCATTGACTCTGATGAATATCGAGCTACTCAAATCTATTTCGCTGGTTTTGTTAACTCAACCTCTCGACCTGAATCACTCTACATTGCCTATATGAATGGTGAATCGGAGTCAGCAAAACTCATTGGTTCTAAAGTTCCTGTTCGCACCGAAAGTGATTTCAGCCCACTACCAAGTGATTTAACTTTAACCATTGATGGCGAGAAAGTTTCCGTGACCATTGATGGCGAAGTGACAAGTTACTCTGCTTTAGCTCAAGCGGCGACTGCTTCACTGGGTGCAAAAGGTCAATGTGCTTATGATGCTTCATCGCAAACTTTCGTTATCTCTGGCGCCACAAAGGGAGCGAAAGGCAACATCTCATTTGCTGTTGGCGATTTAGCTGAATTTATGGGGTTGACTGAATCATCTGGCGCACAGAAAAATGACGGTATTGATGCTGATTCTATTGAAGAGCTAATGCCTCGTATTACCAAAGAAACGCGTAACTTTGTTTCGGTAATGACTTTGGGCGACTTCTCGGTGAGTGAAAAGCTCACAATTTCTCGCTGGGTTTCATTGCAGAATGATCGCTACATTCACGTACTGTACCACTCAAATGATGATGATTTAAAAACCATCTCGGATGCGATTATTGGCGCAGAAGTTGGTGGCACAATACTGATGTACGGTGATTACACTCACGGTGCTTTCGTGTGTGGCTATCCTGCCTGTCTTAACTTTGATGAATTAAACGGCCGTACAAACCTGTCATTCCGTTACCAAGAAGGGTTAGCGCCATCAGTTGATGAGAAATCAAAAGCAGATGAGTTAATGAAGTTAGGGTTTAACTTCTACGGTGCATACGGCACAGCTAATGACCGATTCATTTTTGTTTATCCTGGTTCAATCTCTGGCAAGTTCAAATTCATGGATAGCTACGTTAACCAAGTATTCTTCAATAGCCAGTTACAACTAGCACTCATGACCATGTTAGTGAGCAACAAGAGCGTTCCATACAATGATGCTGGCCGAGCCATGCACCGCGCAGCAGTAACCGATCCTGCCAATCAAATGCTTAACTTTGGTGGCATTCAGCCGGGTGTTGAATTATCCGAACAACAGAAAAAGCAGATTAACTACGAGGCTGGTTTTGATGCGGTATCGCAACTGAAAACCGCCGGTTGGTGTATTCGCGTTGGTGAAACCCCAGCTCAAACCCGAGGATTGCGTAAATCCATGCCATTAAAACTCTGGTACGCAGATGGCGGTAGTGTCCAGCAAGTTAATTTACCGTCAATTAACGTTCAATAGGAGTAATGAATTATGGGTATGGGCCATAACGAAAGAACAATTACCTCGGCAAACTCAGTCATGATGATCCGCTGTAAGGGTATTTATGATGACTGGGTGCGCATTCAGGGTTTCCAAGCTGACAACGCATGGGAGTTTGGTGACGCAAATATCGGCGAAACTCGCATGGGGGTGGATGGCAAACAATCCATTGGTTACACACCACACGAAACGCCATGGACACTGTATCTGGAGGCTAACAGCGCATCTATTGAAGTGATGGAAACTATCCGCAAAGACTTCAATAGCAATATGGAAGTGCGCCCGATTGAAATCATTATTGAAATGCCGTCAATCGCTAAGCGTTACACAGGTAAAGGCGGTTTAACCACCATGAAAGGTGGCCCAAGTGGTAAGAAAATGCTCGATGGCACAACTTACAATTTCAACATGGTTACAGAAGGCGCAGAGGAAATCTAATGTCACTAAAAACAAAAACTATCACCATCGAAAAAGGTCGTGATGAAGGTAAAACATTCGTCATTACTGAAATGCCGATCACTAAAGCCGACAACTGGGCCATGCGTGCTTTATTTGCTATTGCTAATGGTGGTATCGATATCGAAGGCATTAACCCTAACATGGGTATGCTAGGAATGGCTCAGGTGGCGATTAAGGCACTATCTGGCATTAAGCCTGATGTTGGTATTCCGTTGCTTGATGAGCTGTTAGAGTGTGTCCAAGTGATTCCTAGTGGTGGTAATGCGCGAGCGTTGATTATCGACTCAGATATTAAAGATTTAAGTACGATGTTCACACTCCGCAAAGAAGCGCTAGCCATTCATATTGATTTTTTAACTCAAGGCGGTGGGTCAGACTTGAAAAGTTAAAAGCTGGTCTACCGCTAAAGGATGGCGTACTCGCTGAAACAGCTAATGTATCTAGTGTGGTGTCTCAGGTAATTACATCCGGTCACGCCACACTGCATGAACTATCGACGGTATACAGTCTTGAGGACTGCATGAATTTGATAGAGATACATCAGGTCAGCGAGTACAACAAACAATTAATGAAAGAACTCAGTGAGTCTGAGTAAGTGCCACAAATGTGGCTTTTTTATTGCCTGAAATTTGAGGTAACACTATGGCTACAGTTGTGGAATCACTGATTGTCTCACTGAAATTAGACAACACTGAGTTCGGACGTGCAGTAAAACAAGCAATTGAAGATAACGAACAATTATCTGATGCGGTTAATGGTGTTGGTGATGCGTCAAAAGATGCAGGTATTAATATCAACATCTACACGCAGGAAACAAAGAAATCCAACGACGAAACAGATAAAGCCAAAAAGAAAAATAAGGATTTAGAGAAAACAATAAATGGAGTTGTAAAGGCTTTATCTGGCTTATTTACCACAATATTTGTTTCAACCGGTTTACAAAAACTGATTGATGAAACCAGCAAAACCAATGATCAACTCTATTTCTTAAGTAAAAACTTAGGTATGAATGCAACCGACATTAAACGGTGGCAGAACATGGCAGAGATGACAGGCGGTAGTGCTGATGGAATGGCAGCGAGTTTATCGGGCTTGAGTCAATCCCTGTGGAACTTAGTCACCACGGGTGATGCCTCTATCCTGCCTTGGTTTAATGCGCTCAATGTTGATGTGGTTAACTCTGGCGGTCAAATTAGAGACCTTAATGATATCTTGCTCGATGTGTCTGATAGCCTATCGAAAATGTCACGACCTCAGGCATATAACATTGCCAAAAATATGGGGTTCGATGACGGCACAATAAATCTGTTGCTTGAAGGTCGTCAAGCTATGCAACAGATGCTAGAAACTCAAAAGCATATCGTTATCTCCAGCGAAGAAGAATTAAAGCTCAGTCGTCAACTTAACCAGCAAAACGCATTAGTCAGCAAGCAGTGGGAAGGTTTAAAAACACTCATTGCGAACTACTTAATGCCTTACTTCCTCCGCTTCTCTGAGAAGGTCTCAGGTTGGCTTGATTACCTCAATAAAAATAGAGAGGTAGCCAAAGACCTGTTTAAGGGAATGGCGGTTGTTCTTACAGTATTTCTGATCCCTGCACTAATAAAGGGTGCAATCGCAATGGCTGGCATGTTCGCCCCTTTACTTACCGGAACGGGGTTAGTGATTGCATTGGGCGCGGCATTAATACTGTTATATAGGGATTATAAAAGATGGAAAGAAGGAAAGGACTCTTACTTTGATTGGTCTGAATGGTCTAAAACAATCGAGACAGTCCTTGGTTGGTTAGATGGTTTATCTGAGTGGTTTAAGAATACATCAATAGGTAAATGGTTTACCGATCAGGACGGTAGGGTTAATGGATGGAAACTTGCATTAGGTGGATTACTTGCGTTCTTCACTGGTAAGTTTGCACTTGGGTTTGGTAAAACAATATTATCAATTGGCAGTGCATTTGCTGGACTCATGGGGTGGCCGATGTTGATTCTGGGAGCAATTGCAGGAAGCTTGCTCTGGTTTAAAAACTACGTTGATAACTTAGATCTCGGCTCACTCGCTCCTGAAATAGCAAATGTCACTATGACGGGAGTTAAAACGGCAGATGCTTTATCTCACGTTTCAAAAGACAAAAGTAATGCCGAAAATGCGAACATTATTTTAAGTTCGTTAGACTGGTTGATACCGGGTGGAAAGGCTATTGGTCATATTACTGAAGAAGTGGATAACAAAGGTTTCAAGAATGCAGTTGGTTCAATGGTTAGTGGGCTTGGTGGTTTCGCCAAAAGAGTGCTAACGCCTGCGGTTATCCCAACTAGTGTTGAGGTTTCAGGGCAAAATAAAAGAGTTTATAAGTCAGCATCCTCAGATCAAGTAAAGGAGGGAGGCTCTAGATCTTGGAGAAATAACAACCCGGGAAATATTGAGTACGGAGATTTTGCAAAAAAATTTGGAGCGATCGGTACAGATGGTCGTTTTGCAATATTTCCTGATGAGGAGACCGGAAGAAAAGCTAAAGAATATTTGATTTTTGAAAGTAATGGTGGCAGAAAATTAGCGAATAGTGGTGATTATGGTGCAGGTCTGGGCTATAAGGATAAAACCCTATCCCAAGCAATTACTGCATACGCCCCACCTGATGAAAAAGGGAATATAACAGGTGATTATATAAAAAGAGTACTGTCATCTGTTGGTGTTGAAAAAAGAATGGGTGATTATACCAATAGCGAGAGATTGGTAATTCTAGAAGCCATGAAAAAAGTAGAAGGATGGAGAGAGGGTAGTCAGCAATTAATAAATAAATTAGATAGTAAGATTTCCAGACCTTTAGTTAAAGGAGGAATTAGCGATCCACAAAACTTTTTATCCCAAACTCAAAAACTAAGCAGCAACCCAACTACTGTTAATAATAAGACTGATGTAAATATTGGCGACATTAATATCACAAGCACCGCTCCTACAATAAAAGGAACTATTGATGACGGAAGGAGAGCTGCGAGAGAATCACTATCACAAATAATGCCTGCAATGAGCTAACTTGCTTCAAATTGCACCAACCCAGTGGCACAATTACTTAAATGTTATTTAATAAGGATGAGAAATGCTAAAGACAATAGTCATTGGGTTGTTGTTATTGCCATGTGTTGTATTGGGGAGCGATAATTCGACATTGGTAAGTAAAGGAAATGATGGTCATAATCTACTTATCGATGGTAATTATGAATGTTTTTATAACAATTTTGAAAAAGCAAATCAGGGTAATAATAAATTATCTGGTGCTGAGTTGTATATTGAAAAAATGGAGAATGACACCGTTCTGTTTATAGCCTCTCTACCGGGTGATATATCATTTAATCCCCCAGTAGCGGAAAGAAACAAGCAAAAGAAAGACTCAATTTCTTATTACACTGAAGATGATAACGGAAGTGGTTTTGTTGTTGGGTATATTGAAGATATAGGATTGGTGTCTGCAATTAATATAGACTCAGGTTCGGTGAAGGCTAATATACTTATATATGATTGTAAAATAATAAGAAATTTAGAGAACCCAGTTAGCACAAAATAACATTCAAAAAGTTAATATGAATATCAGTGAGAATAATCATGGTTAAAAAATTATTTATTATTGCTGTCACATTTTCTTTGTCATCATGCGCTATTTGGGAAGGTCCTAAATTTAGTAAGCCTGTTAAGCAAGATGTGGATTATGAAGCATACGTAGTAAGAAATGGTAATTATCTCTGTATTTATGATGTTGTGGATAATTACAATAGATCATTATTGATAAATAGCGCCAGATTAAGAAAAGCTCCGCTAGCAGCATTAGACATTAAAAGAGTGGATGATTACAAGGCTACTGCTGTTTTAGTGTTGGATGATGGTCGAATGTATAAGGGAGGAAACCTTAAACTACAAAGGCCAGAAGAAAATTCTACAAGCTACGAACAAAGACCGTCTCCACAAAATATAACTAAGTCTTTTTACACATTTGGATTTACTTATCATACTGATAAAAATAAAAGCCTAAAGGGAGTGGTGGCTTATCATACGGATCTATCAACTGAACTAACAGTCGTTGCAAAGTGCTTTAGTGATGAAAAAGTTAAAAGCATGATGAGTAAGCCAGGATATGGATTTTACCAATAAACCCTCCTCAACCACAAAGACTAAACAAGGGCATCCGTGCCCTTTTATTTTATTTTGTGTGGGATGGTTCTTTAGGTATCTCAACCATAAATCCATCGACACTCCAAGTTTCATCCCAAACATAATACCCAAGTTCTTTTAGCTTGCTAAAAGTTGTATCAAATAAACTTTCAAACACATCTTCATCAATATCTTCAAGCTCTAAATCATTAAGGTCTATATAGAATTTTTCATGCCCTAATCTTATTTTTTTATTAATTTCATCAAATGTTCTTTTGAATATGATGTTTTTTATTTCTTCTTTGGCGTTATTGGCAATTTTTATAGCATCTTTCGCTGAAATTAAATCATCTTCATTAATCTCACCAAGAAAGCTAGAGTCCAGCCTTTGAACTATTTCGGCATTCATTGAACGCCCATTTTCTTTTGCGGTTACTTCTATTTTTTCTTTTAATTCAATTGGTAACCTAATTCTTAATTGCGGGTCTTCTCTGCTCATAGAAACACCAATCACTCGTAATGAAAATAATTACAAATTATGCCCCACTGTGGGGTTGACTTCAATGACGCACGGTGTGACAATGATTTTGCCCCACATTGAGGCATTGAAAAATTAAGGATGAAATAATGCAAAAAGCAAAAGATATGTATCAGAAGAAAATTAGATTTCCAGAGGATGTATGCAAAGCGATTCAAGCTAATGGGAATTTGGAGTGTAGAAAATTTAATACTGAGATTATTTATCAACTAAGAAAAGCTTACGGATTGATAGAAAGTAAAAGCCCCAGTTGCGCTAACAACTGAGGCCAGTTGCCAAATAAACCCATCGAAAGGAATAAATGACATGAACATTGTAGCGAAAACAGATTTAACTTTCCAGAACATTACATTTGAGCCGATTTATCAAGATGGTCAGTTGTGGTTCACATCGACTGAATTGGCTAAGGCTTTAGGTTATAGCAGAACCGATAACGTTAACCGTGTTTACGCTCGTAATTCAGATGAATTTACGGACTCAATGACAACCACCGTCAAAATGACGTTGGTTAGGAAAACTGGTGAAGTTGATGTAATGGTTAGAGTTTTTTCTTTACGTGGCGCTCACCTGATCGCAATGTTTGCATCTACTCCAGTGGCTAAAGAATTTCGCAAATGGGTACTGGATATTCTGGATAGAGAAGTAGCTGACAAGAAAGATTTACCAGTAGAAAAAGATAGTTCGGTTAGTGCAAATGGATTGTTAGCAAGATTAAGTCTGATTTGTACAACGTGGGATGAAGCTAAAAAGGATATAGAAAACTTCGATCCGAAAATGGCGAAACATCTCAATTCAACAATGAGTATGTTCTTAATGTACTCACAACACATGAAAGGAATAGTTAAGACAAAACAAGTTAGGAGATTAACGCATTGATGGGCACTAAAAACAGAAAAGCCAACAGGGGCAAACTGCTGGCTAATCCCAAACAAAACCAAGAAGGAATGTTTCATGAGTCAAATTACAGTAGCAAACAATAACTCAGTTGTCACGCAAAACCGTTTTACAGTTCCAGAAGTCTATTACCGCAACCAGAAGGTTATCACTACTGAATCACTGGCTATTGGTTATGGTGCAACTGATAAGAAGATTACAAATAACTTTAGTCGAAATAAAGACAGATTTGTTGAAGGTAAGCATTACTTCGAAATTAAAGGTGAAGAGTTACAAGAACTTAAAAGGCTCCCCTCTTTAAGAGGTGTGGTTAATAAATATGCAAGTCAGCAAATTTTCTGGACTGAGCGTGGGGCATCTCGCCACGCTAAAATATTAGAAACTGATCAAGCGTGGGATTTCTTTGAGTTACTCGAAGATACCTATTTTGGATCACGCAAAAATAATACCCTTCCTAGTAATTACATTGAAGCTCTGGAAAATTTACTAAAAGCGGAAAAAGAGAAAGCGGTAATTGCAGCAGAGCGTGACCATGCAATAGAAACCAAAGCATGGATTGGCAAAAAACGTGAAGCAACTTCAATGGCTACGGCATCTAAAGCTGTTCGTGAAAAGAATCGCCTTGCTGAAAAGCTAGGTGAAAGTAAAAAACATGCAACAGTATTAGCAGTAGAAAAGAAACTAAACAAAAAATTCAAATGGCAACCATTGAAGAAATGGTGCAAAGAGAATGATGTAGAAATATCTACTGTTCATGATGATCGATACGGAACAGCTAACTCATATCCATCAGGCGCATGGAAGTCTGCTTATGATGTGGATTTAGCTAAATTGTTCTAATCACCCAAGCCAAGGACGGCTTGCTTGAGATCACATATCACGCCTCTTAATTGAGGATTTTCACGTTGGAGATAACAATGTTCGGAATGCCTGATATACCAAACTGGAAGGGGTTGCCTAACGCTGGATTAGATGCAGGTATTAGCCTTGGTGGTGCTGCGCTAATTAATTCCCTATTCGGCAACTACTGGGGAATATTTAATGAATACGGTGTTCCGTTATTACTCGCTGATAACGTGATATCACTCCAGTATGAAAACAAAAGCCGTGTTGTAAATGCGCCTATCGAAAGAGGCACATTTGCCAGCTACAACAAAATAAGCGATCCATGGAAAGCAACTGTACAAATGAGTAAAGGTAGCGGTGGTGCTTTAGAACGAGGTGCTTTCTTGGCTCAACTTGAAATCCTATCTAAAAGCACATTACGATTTATTGTTATTACGCCTGAGTTTGTCTACAAGTTTGCAAATATCGTCGGGTATGACTTAGCGAGAGAGGCTAAAGACGGGGCGACACTTATTAAAGTAAACGTACATCTTGAAGAAATTCGAGAGGTCACAGTTAGCTACGCTGAGGAAGAAGTCACCAAGCCAGATGATTCAAAGGTGAAAGATACTGGTGATCAGACTCAAAAGGTGGAATCTCAGGGAATATTTGACTGGGATGATGAAATAAACGAAATACAAAATATTTCAAATATAGTTCAGAAATCAATAGGTTCGCTGGAAAATTTTCTCAAGTTTGCACAAGGGCAAGTATCTGGAGGTTAAATGAATTTTGAAATAAAAC comes from Proteus vulgaris and encodes:
- a CDS encoding LIC_12616 family protein; translation: MATISITEDDLFLELWTYLTDLFGCPVVRGYENNVPVPKDGIVMHMLYERDLDYTADYWESTTEEVTAQRSVEATFQFDFYGEEANNRSRVVANLWKSSYTTDRLKKCKPLDSGSPKKNVLVNEANQYENRMMLDVTLQYNPEISYHTDGVNRVSITTTQV
- a CDS encoding Bro-N domain-containing protein; translation: MWFTSTELAKALGYSRTDNVNRVYARNSDEFTDSMTTTVKMTLVRKTGEVDVMVRVFSLRGAHLIAMFASTPVAKEFRKWVLDILDREVADKKDLPVEKDSSVSANGLLARLSLICTTWDEAKKDIENFDPKMAKHLNSTMSMFLMYSQHMKGIVKTKQVRRLTH
- a CDS encoding DUF3383 domain-containing protein; the protein is MNSIPASDIVQILPGVVGTGGNPLALNALFITKKKAESMLGVRSFGSEDEVGEVFGIDSDEYRATQIYFAGFVNSTSRPESLYIAYMNGESESAKLIGSKVPVRTESDFSPLPSDLTLTIDGEKVSVTIDGEVTSYSALAQAATASLGAKGQCAYDASSQTFVISGATKGAKGNISFAVGDLAEFMGLTESSGAQKNDGIDADSIEELMPRITKETRNFVSVMTLGDFSVSEKLTISRWVSLQNDRYIHVLYHSNDDDLKTISDAIIGAEVGGTILMYGDYTHGAFVCGYPACLNFDELNGRTNLSFRYQEGLAPSVDEKSKADELMKLGFNFYGAYGTANDRFIFVYPGSISGKFKFMDSYVNQVFFNSQLQLALMTMLVSNKSVPYNDAGRAMHRAAVTDPANQMLNFGGIQPGVELSEQQKKQINYEAGFDAVSQLKTAGWCIRVGETPAQTRGLRKSMPLKLWYADGGSVQQVNLPSINVQ
- a CDS encoding ORF6N domain-containing protein, which gives rise to MSQITVANNNSVVTQNRFTVPEVYYRNQKVITTESLAIGYGATDKKITNNFSRNKDRFVEGKHYFEIKGEELQELKRLPSLRGVVNKYASQQIFWTERGASRHAKILETDQAWDFFELLEDTYFGSRKNNTLPSNYIEALENLLKAEKEKAVIAAERDHAIETKAWIGKKREATSMATASKAVREKNRLAEKLGESKKHATVLAVEKKLNKKFKWQPLKKWCKENDVEISTVHDDRYGTANSYPSGAWKSAYDVDLAKLF
- a CDS encoding phage tail fiber protein; translated protein: MGMGHNERTITSANSVMMIRCKGIYDDWVRIQGFQADNAWEFGDANIGETRMGVDGKQSIGYTPHETPWTLYLEANSASIEVMETIRKDFNSNMEVRPIEIIIEMPSIAKRYTGKGGLTTMKGGPSGKKMLDGTTYNFNMVTEGAEEI
- a CDS encoding Arc family DNA-binding protein → MSREDPQLRIRLPIELKEKIEVTAKENGRSMNAEIVQRLDSSFLGEINEDDLISAKDAIKIANNAKEEIKNIIFKRTFDEINKKIRLGHEKFYIDLNDLELEDIDEDVFESLFDTTFSKLKELGYYVWDETWSVDGFMVEIPKEPSHTK
- a CDS encoding Arc family DNA binding domain-containing protein yields the protein MQKAKDMYQKKIRFPEDVCKAIQANGNLECRKFNTEIIYQLRKAYGLIESKSPSCANN
- a CDS encoding phage baseplate protein; its protein translation is MFGMPDIPNWKGLPNAGLDAGISLGGAALINSLFGNYWGIFNEYGVPLLLADNVISLQYENKSRVVNAPIERGTFASYNKISDPWKATVQMSKGSGGALERGAFLAQLEILSKSTLRFIVITPEFVYKFANIVGYDLAREAKDGATLIKVNVHLEEIREVTVSYAEEEVTKPDDSKVKDTGDQTQKVESQGIFDWDDEINEIQNISNIVQKSIGSLENFLKFAQGQVSGG